The stretch of DNA AAGGCTCTCGACGTCCCCGCGCACGTCAACTGGGCGATTCCGGTGACGCTGCTGGCCATCTTCAGCCATGCCATCATCATGTTCTACTTCATCGGAACAGGATCCCGGATCAAGGAGGTGGTCCGGGAGTTCAAGCTGGAGGAGGGTCTCTACCGGCGGACCCTGGCTTTCAAGGCGCGGGTCTTCCCTCTTTCCACCCTCACCATGGCGCTGATCATGACGGCTTACGTACTCGGCGGGGGAGCGCACACGCACTTCCCCTGGACGCCGCCCCTGCTTCACGGCCTGACAGCACTCGCCGCCGCGGTCCTGAACACCGTCCTCTCCCTTCGCGAAGTGGTCTGCATCAGCGAAAACCTGACGCTCGTGGATGACGTGGACAGGGCGGTCCTGGCGGCGACCCGCTGACCGATTCCCCCCGGAAGGACTTGCCGCAGCGCCGCGCTCGTCGTACTTTTCCTACATGAAGCCCCGCTCCTGGATCGTCTCCGCGGCAGTCCTGGCGTCCCTGCTGGCCCCGGGGGCGGCTTTGCCCGAAAACGGGCCACGCCGCGTCGTCGGCGATGAGGTCCTTCGGGACCTGGCTTCGACGGGAGAAGCCCGGGTCCTGATTTCCCTCCGCCCGGAGGCGGGGCGGCCCGCGGCTCCCGCGGCGGCGGAGCCTCGGCGCCGCGTCGAGGAGCTGATGGCGTCGCTTCCGCCAGGATCCTTTCGGGAGGCCCGGACTCTCGGTTTGGTGCCGGTGGCCGCCGCGCGGATCACCGAGCAGGCCCTGAGCCGACTGCGGGAGGATCCTCGCGTGTCCCGCATCGACGCGGACGGAAGAATCTTCGGCGCGCAGAGCGCCCCGCTTGCCCAGGTGGGGGCCGATCGCGTGCAGGCCCTCGGATTCGCCGGCCAGGGGATCGTCGTGGCGGTGCTCGATTCCGGAACGGATCCGCTGGGGAACGTGGATCTGAGAGCGAGCCTGGACGCCGAAGAGTGCTTTTGCTCCAACGGAGGGGGATGCTGCCCCGATGGCTCTTCGAGGCAATCGGGCGCCGGATCGGCGGCGAGCGTCACCTCGCACGGTCCCGGAGTGCTCGGGATCATCACCTCCGACGGCGTCGCGGCGCCTCTCGGGGTGGCACCGGCCACCCACGTCGTCGCCGTCCGGGTCCTGGATGACGGTCTGGTCGGCACGTTTGCAGACGTCCTCGAAGCCCTCGACTGGGTCCTGGAGAACCGCCCCGACGTCCGTCTCGTCAACCTCAGTCTCGCCGCCGGCCCGTTCGACGCCGACTGCGATCACGTTGGCGCTTTCAATGAAGGCGTGGCCGGCCTCTCGCAGATCCTCCGGGCGCGGGGCGGGCTCATGATCGCCGCCTCGGGAAATCATTTCAGCGCGACCCGGATGGGCTCGCCCGCCTGCGTCTCGTCGGTGGTCAGCGTGGGCGCCGTGAGCGCGTCGGACCTCGTCATGAGCTTCAGCGATGCCTCGGCATCGCTGGACCTCCTGGCTCCCGGGGATCGGATCGCGACAACCGGCTCCTTTGGTGGAATCGCTACCCTGACGGGGACCTCGGCGGCGGCCCCTTTTGTCACCGGAGCCGCCGCGCTGTTGCTCTCGGCGACGCCCGACCTTTCGGCGTCGGAGCTCGAGTCACGCCTCGAAAGCCGCGGAGCTCCCGTCTTCGATCCGCGCAATGGACGGATCTACCCTCGGCTCGACGCTTACCGAGCTCTCCAGGTCGCCGCGGAGGTTTCCGTCCACCCCTCGATCCTCTCGGCGAGGAGCCGGGGTAGGGGAATTGCGCTGGTCGCCGAGCCCCACCCGCCTTTTCTCGCCTCCGATCTCGATCCTGACTCCTTCACGGTGTCGATAGACGGGGGGCCGCGCCTGCCGGTGAGCGCCAGCGCGGAGCTGGGCGATGCCGATGCGGATGGAGTCCCCGACCTGACGCTGCACGCCGACCGCCGCCTGCTGCTCTCGCAGATCCCGGCCGGGGGAGCGGCCGCGCTCGTACTGGAAGGGGAGTTCTCCGGCGGGCCCGGGTGCCGGGGCAGGACGACGATCCGCATTCGGCCGGCCGGCCGGGGCTCAACCGCCTTCGAACCGAAGCCCTGAGGATTCGGGGAGCGCGGCCGCCGGCAGCCCCCGGGTCAGACGGACCACTGCCCGGGCGGCCCGCGGATGCGCGCCGAGCAGACCGACGAAGCGGCGGAAGAAGGGGGGCCGCGCGACCAGCCATCGCAAAGGGGCGCAAAACGCCAGGCGCGAGCCGGCCAGCCGCCTGATCCGCCTCTCGTAACGTCGCCTCGCCACCGCCGCCCTTTCCGGCGCGAGCATCGCCTGCGCCGCCCGAGCCGCCGCCTCGCCGCCGAGAAGCGCCAAGGCGAGCCCCTGGCCCGAAAAGGGATCGACCATGCAGGCGGCGTCTCCCGCCAGCAGAATCCCGGGGGCCGAGGCCCTTCTCATGCCGATCCGGACGGGGAAGGCGGCACACCGCTCCAGAATCGGGCGCCGGCGGCTCAGGAGCTCGCCGATGATCGGATGAGGCGCGCAGCGGCTCAGGAGCAGGCTCACCGGATCGGCGCCGCGCAGGGCGGCGGGATCGAGCAACGCGCCGAGGCACCATCGATCTCCCTCGACGGGCGCCAGGCCCGCGTAACCGGCCTCCAGCAGCAGGAGATCGACGCGATCGGGGGCCGCCTCGCCACGGCCGAAATGAACCTGGATCCCGAGCCGTGGAGCAGACCGCAGCGATTTCATTCGCGCGGCGGCAGCCACCGTCGAATTCCTTCCGTCGGCCCCCACGATGAGCGAAGCGCGCACGGTGCGGGAAAACCCCGGTCCCTCGACGACCGCCGTCCGACCGCCGGAGGCGAGCTCCGAGAGGCCCCTGAGACGGACCCCCCGGACGAGCCGCGCGCCGGCCGATTCGGCGGCCGACGCCAGAACGGCATCCAGCCGGCGGCGGCTCAAGGAGAAGCCGGTCGCGCCTCCCGGAGCCGGAAGGGTCGCCTCGAAAGAGCGCTCTCCGGGGACCGCGACGCGGGCTCGCCGGATCGGCAGCGCCCCGGCCTCCCGCAGCCGCCCTGCGAGGCCGAGCCTCTCCAGTACGGGAACTCCTTCGGCGCTCAGGAACTCGCCGCAGACTTTTCCCTCGTCTTCCGCCCGGGGCTCGACCAGCAACACGTTCCGTCCCCCGCGAGCAAGCATCGCCGCGACGACCGAGCCGGCCGGCCCGCCGCCCGCCACCAGCACCTCCGTCGAAGCCGGAATCCGGGAGGGGTCCGGCTTCAAGGCGCACCCCGGTCCAGCAACAGGATCCTCAGAGGGAAGACCTTCTGCACGCGGCCTCGGGTCCAGCCGGCTTCGCGGATCAGCTCCAGCGCCTCCGCCGGGGTCAGAGCCCGGAGGACCGAAAGGGGAGCGTCGTGGAAGGACATCTTGCCGCGCAGGAAGGTCCTCGAGAAGACGCGCGTGCACCAATACTCCCAGCGTCCGCGGCGGAGATCGCTGACGATCACCTCGACGCGGGCGAGAGGCGAGAGGGAAGCCAGGAAGCGGGCCGCGTCGGGCGGGGTGATGTGATGCAGGAGGAGGGTGCAAAACACGAAATCAAAGCTGCCGGGAAGGAACGGGAGCGCCAGCGCGTCTCCCCGGACGAGAGCGGTGGAATCCTCTTCGATCTGGTCCCGGGCGTAATTCAAGACGTCGGGGCTGCGGTCGAGCGCCACGATGCGGGCCGGAATGCCGAGGTGCCGGCACAGGGAAGCGAGCGCCCGCGGCAAGTCGGCGCCTCCCGTGCCGACGTCGAGCGCCCGGAGGATGCGCCCGCGTGGCCAGTCCCGCAGCCGGCGGCGCAAGCGCGAGAGCACCGGCCGCAGCCCGCCCCACCGCCGGTTGACGCTCTGCAGGTCGCGCAGGCTCTCCCGGAGATCCTCGGGGGGAGGATGCGGCAGGTCCAGGAGCTCGCGGCGGCTGGATCGCTTGGGCGGCCCGAGCATGGCGCGCCTCACTCCCGGTGCGGACAAAGGACCAGCGCGGCGTTCTTCGATCCGAAGCCGATGCAGTTGCACAGGGCCAGATCGACGCGCAGCGCGCGGGCCCGGTGGGGAATGTAGTCGAGGTCGCATTCCGGGTCCGGAGCGTCCAGGTTGAGGGTGGGATGAAAGACTCCGTCCCGCATCCCCAGGAGGGTCGCGGCCACGGCCGCCGCGCCGCACGCGCCCTGGGGATGGCCGATGATCGATTTCAAGGCGCTCATCGGAATGCGGTCCGCGGCGTCTCCGAAGCACTTCCGGATGGCGCGCGTCTCCACGACGTCGTTGAGCCGCGTCGAGGTTCCGTGCAGCGACACGTATTGCACTTCGGCCGGCAACCTTCCCGCGTGCTCCAGGGCGAGGGTCATGGCGCGCGCCGGCTCGACGCCATCGTCCTCCAGTCGGACGCGATGGTAGGCGTCGCACGTCGCTCCGTAGCCCAGGATCTCGCCGTAGATCTTCGCCCCGCGGCGCCTCGCCCCTTCCCGCTCCTCCATCACGAGCATCCAGGCGCCCTCTCCCAGAACGAAGCCGTCCCGATCCCGGTCGAAGGGACGGGAGGCCCGGGCAGGGTGCCGGTTCTGCGCGGAAAGCACCTTCATCATGCAGAAGCCGGTCATGATGCCGCGGGAGATGGTCGAGTCGACCCCGCCGCTCAGGAGGCGATCGATGCCTCCCCAGCGAATCGTCTCGAGAGCGTACCCCAAGGCGTCGCTGGAGCTGGTGCAGCCGTCGGACACGACGTGGCTCCGTCCGCGAATCCCGAAGGCGATCGAGATCTCGCTTCCGACGGTGCCCGTCGTGGAGCTCGGGATGGAGTAGACGCTCGCCTTGCGGATCTCGTCTTTGAAGTAATGCTCGTACTGCCGTTCCGCGAATTCGAGCGCCCCGCCGCCGCAGCCGATGAGGACCCCCAGCGAGCGGGGCTCGGCGATCTTTCCCCGCTCGTCGAGCAGCTTGGCGTCATCGAGCGCCTCGCGCGCGGCGGCGAGGGCCAGCGGGACAATCCGCGGAGTGTGCCGGCGCTCCTTGGGCGGGACGAAATCCTCTTCGGCGAATCCCGTCACCTCGCCGGCGATCTGGGAATCGAGCCCCGCGGGATCGAAGGAAGCGATTCGCCGGATTCCGCTCTCACCGGAGAGGGTCGATCTCCAGAAAGACTCACGGCCGATCCCGTTCGGAGAGATCGCGCCGATGCCGGTCACGACGACCCGGCGTGGAAGCCTTGCGGCGGAGTAAAGTCGCGCGTCTTCCGTCAGCACCTCGACCCCCACGCGAGCGCCCCGGCGACGGAGCCATTATAGGGGACACCCGGGCGCCGGACACCTCCCCGCCCAACCTTTACATCGTCGCGCCGGAAGTGGATAATGTGGCCGCCGCCAGGGGGATCCATGGCCATTCTCGCCCGGGACATCATGACGCGGAGCATCGACACGGCGACCGCCTCGATGCCCATCGACGATCTTTGCGAGATCTTCCAGACCAAGAACATCAAAGGCGTCCCGGTAGTGGACTCCGGAGGGCGCCTAAAGGGAATCGTGACGGAAAGCGACGTCGTCTTCGGGGGTCTGGGCCGCGGCGGAAGCGGCGCATCCTCCCCGGCGGAAGGGCGGCTTCCCGGACCGGGACCGACCACGGTCGGAGAGATCATGACGGAGCCGGCGATCAGCGCCGAGGAAGAGACACCCGTGGAGAAGATCGCCGAGATCATGTGGAGAATGCGCATCCATCGGATTCCGATCTGCCGGAAAGGCCGGCTCACCGGCATCATCAGCACCCTCGACATCTGCCAGGCCGTGGCGGAGGGCCGCCTCTCCCCGTCCGCCGCCGCCCCCAAGGCCCGAAAGCGCACCCGCCGCTGATGCACCGCCCAGCGCCGCGTCCAGCGGGATCGGCGGCCGGCTCATGCGGCGAAAACGGTCTCGCCGTCGGCGCGGTTCTCGGTCATTTTCAATTTACATTGAGGATCGCTTCTGGTATAACCACGCACCGACGCGGGAAGAATCTCCGCCGATTCCCGACGCATGGGAGACTCCATGAAAACGCTGAGCATCCGGCAAGCCTCCGAGACGATCGGTCGCGCGCCCGCCACCGTCCGGCGATATATCAAGTCGGGACGTCTGCCTGCGCAGAAAGAGCAGGGGAAATTCGGCGTCGAATTCCGGATTCGCGAGGAGGATCTGGAGGGCCTGGGGCTGGCGCGCGGCGAAGCTCTCGTGCGCAGCGAACCGGCCGGGTCGATCGCTTTGGCCCCCCGGGAGCCGGCCGGCTTGGATGCGGGGCGCTGGGTGCCCCGCGAGCTCTACAGCGAGCTCGTCATGAAGCACGAGAGACTGCTGGTCCAGTACGGCATGATCCGGGCCGGAAGCCACAAGACGCTCGAATACCGCGCCGCGGCGGAGATGAAGGACGCCCTGCTCGCGGAGCGCGAAAAGGAAATCCGCGAAAGCCGCGAGCGCGCCGACAAGGAGATCGACTTCCTGCAGCACCACCTGCGGCAGGCCGAGGTCGAAATCGAGGATCGCAACATCGAGATCTCCCTCCTCCAGGAGAAAGTCCGCCGCCTGGAGACGGCG from Candidatus Polarisedimenticolia bacterium encodes:
- a CDS encoding beta-ketoacyl-[acyl-carrier-protein] synthase family protein, yielding MLTEDARLYSAARLPRRVVVTGIGAISPNGIGRESFWRSTLSGESGIRRIASFDPAGLDSQIAGEVTGFAEEDFVPPKERRHTPRIVPLALAAAREALDDAKLLDERGKIAEPRSLGVLIGCGGGALEFAERQYEHYFKDEIRKASVYSIPSSTTGTVGSEISIAFGIRGRSHVVSDGCTSSSDALGYALETIRWGGIDRLLSGGVDSTISRGIMTGFCMMKVLSAQNRHPARASRPFDRDRDGFVLGEGAWMLVMEEREGARRRGAKIYGEILGYGATCDAYHRVRLEDDGVEPARAMTLALEHAGRLPAEVQYVSLHGTSTRLNDVVETRAIRKCFGDAADRIPMSALKSIIGHPQGACGAAAVAATLLGMRDGVFHPTLNLDAPDPECDLDYIPHRARALRVDLALCNCIGFGSKNAALVLCPHRE
- a CDS encoding NAD(P)/FAD-dependent oxidoreductase, which gives rise to MKPDPSRIPASTEVLVAGGGPAGSVVAAMLARGGRNVLLVEPRAEDEGKVCGEFLSAEGVPVLERLGLAGRLREAGALPIRRARVAVPGERSFEATLPAPGGATGFSLSRRRLDAVLASAAESAGARLVRGVRLRGLSELASGGRTAVVEGPGFSRTVRASLIVGADGRNSTVAAAARMKSLRSAPRLGIQVHFGRGEAAPDRVDLLLLEAGYAGLAPVEGDRWCLGALLDPAALRGADPVSLLLSRCAPHPIIGELLSRRRPILERCAAFPVRIGMRRASAPGILLAGDAACMVDPFSGQGLALALLGGEAAARAAQAMLAPERAAVARRRYERRIRRLAGSRLAFCAPLRWLVARPPFFRRFVGLLGAHPRAARAVVRLTRGLPAAALPESSGLRFEGG
- a CDS encoding methyltransferase domain-containing protein, coding for MLGPPKRSSRRELLDLPHPPPEDLRESLRDLQSVNRRWGGLRPVLSRLRRRLRDWPRGRILRALDVGTGGADLPRALASLCRHLGIPARIVALDRSPDVLNYARDQIEEDSTALVRGDALALPFLPGSFDFVFCTLLLHHITPPDAARFLASLSPLARVEVIVSDLRRGRWEYWCTRVFSRTFLRGKMSFHDAPLSVLRALTPAEALELIREAGWTRGRVQKVFPLRILLLDRGAP
- a CDS encoding S8 family serine peptidase codes for the protein MKPRSWIVSAAVLASLLAPGAALPENGPRRVVGDEVLRDLASTGEARVLISLRPEAGRPAAPAAAEPRRRVEELMASLPPGSFREARTLGLVPVAAARITEQALSRLREDPRVSRIDADGRIFGAQSAPLAQVGADRVQALGFAGQGIVVAVLDSGTDPLGNVDLRASLDAEECFCSNGGGCCPDGSSRQSGAGSAASVTSHGPGVLGIITSDGVAAPLGVAPATHVVAVRVLDDGLVGTFADVLEALDWVLENRPDVRLVNLSLAAGPFDADCDHVGAFNEGVAGLSQILRARGGLMIAASGNHFSATRMGSPACVSSVVSVGAVSASDLVMSFSDASASLDLLAPGDRIATTGSFGGIATLTGTSAAAPFVTGAAALLLSATPDLSASELESRLESRGAPVFDPRNGRIYPRLDAYRALQVAAEVSVHPSILSARSRGRGIALVAEPHPPFLASDLDPDSFTVSIDGGPRLPVSASAELGDADADGVPDLTLHADRRLLLSQIPAGGAAALVLEGEFSGGPGCRGRTTIRIRPAGRGSTAFEPKP
- a CDS encoding CBS domain-containing protein; amino-acid sequence: MAILARDIMTRSIDTATASMPIDDLCEIFQTKNIKGVPVVDSGGRLKGIVTESDVVFGGLGRGGSGASSPAEGRLPGPGPTTVGEIMTEPAISAEEETPVEKIAEIMWRMRIHRIPICRKGRLTGIISTLDICQAVAEGRLSPSAAAPKARKRTRR
- a CDS encoding helix-turn-helix domain-containing protein, with the translated sequence MKTLSIRQASETIGRAPATVRRYIKSGRLPAQKEQGKFGVEFRIREEDLEGLGLARGEALVRSEPAGSIALAPREPAGLDAGRWVPRELYSELVMKHERLLVQYGMIRAGSHKTLEYRAAAEMKDALLAEREKEIRESRERADKEIDFLQHHLRQAEVEIEDRNIEISLLQEKVRRLETAAAGAAAVRSFEEEVRAIREQESRAAEASPRGPEHADSRKINVLQDWLRACESESPGEER